A region of the Agromyces sp. CF514 genome:
GGCGTCGCGGTGCCACCACATGGCGTGGTCGAGGCTCGCGACGCGCAGGCCCGGCGTCGCCCAGGGAGTTCCGTGTGCACGCAGCACGGGCTCGAGGATCGAGTAGTCGCTCGCATACGCGAGCGCGGCGCGGTGCTGCTTCGGGTCGTCGGGCAGGCGGCCGACGGCCTTCATCCACACGGCCTGACGCGGCACGCGCTCGCCCTCGACGCTGAGGTAGATCGGCGAGGGGATGTGCCGCACGTCGAACGCGCGCTCGGACGACCAGAACTGCGCCATGGCGTTGTCGAGGTGGCCGATCAGGTCGGCCGTCGAGGGCAGGGTCTCGGGGTCGGGGATGTCGGTCGGCATGTCGACCTGGTGCTCGACGCCCTCGTCTTCAGTCTGGAACGACGCGATGAGCGAGAGGATCGGCTCGCCATTCTGGAAGGCGTGCGTGCGGCGCGTCGAGAACGATCGCCCGTCGTGCAGCCGATCGACCGAGAACGTGATCGGGTGGTCGACGTCGCCGG
Encoded here:
- a CDS encoding acyl-CoA thioesterase II: MNGPIDGLLSTLRLTNTGARTTEDIFTGPSQWMPLGRVFGGQVLAQSLIAAMHTVDEARVLHSMHGYFLRPGDVDHPITFSVDRLHDGRSFSTRRTHAFQNGEPILSLIASFQTEDEGVEHQVDMPTDIPDPETLPSTADLIGHLDNAMAQFWSSERAFDVRHIPSPIYLSVEGERVPRQAVWMKAVGRLPDDPKQHRAALAYASDYSILEPVLRAHGTPWATPGLRVASLDHAMWWHRDARVDEWLLYVQESPSAQGGRGLAIGRIYTREGVLVASVAQEGMVRVPGAH